A single genomic interval of Camelina sativa cultivar DH55 chromosome 11, Cs, whole genome shotgun sequence harbors:
- the LOC104721024 gene encoding cytochrome P450 81F3-like yields the protein MFYYYVIPLAIFLLAYKFFFTSKTKCFNLPPSPPYSLPILGHHRLLKPPVHRLFQRLSKTHGPIFSLKFGSRSAVVISSSSLVTECFTGQNDIILSNRPCFLTAKYVAYNYTTVGTAPYGDHWRNLRRICSLEILSSNRLTNFLHIRKDEIRRMLTRLSRDVNKDIELEPLLSDLTFNNIVRMVTGKRYYGDEVHNEEEANVFKKLVADINDSSGARHPGDYLPFMKIFGGSFEKKVKAVAKGMDEILQRLLEECKRDKDGNTMVNHLLSLQQHEQDYYTDVTIKGLMLGMMIAGTDTSAVTLEWAMSSLLNHPESLEKAKLEIDEKIGQERLIDEPDIAELPYLQNVVSETFRLYPTAPLLVPRSPMEDIKVGGYDLPRGTMVMVNAWAIHRDPSLWNEPEEFKPERFDGGEEDVHKLMPFGNGRRSCPGAALGQRIVTLALGSLIQCFDWEKVNGEEIDMTETPGMAMRKKVPLRALCRSRPIMNNLQAHLRA from the exons ATGTTTTACTACTACGTGATCCCTTTAGCTATCTTTCTCTTGGCTTACAAATTCTTCTTCACCTCCAAAACGAAATGTTTCAACCTCCCTCCTTCTCCGCCTTACTCTCTGCCAATCCTCGGCCACCACCGCCTCCTCAAACCACCGGTCCACCGTCTCTTCCAACGTCTATCCAAAACCCACGGCCCAATCTTCTCCCTCAAATTCGGCTCCCGTAGCGCCGTCGtgatctcctcctcctcactcGTAACAGAATGCTTCACAGGCCAAAACGACATCATTCTATCAAACCGACCTTGTTTCCTAACCGCTAAATACGTCGCTTACAACTACACAACGGTCGGAACCGCTCCTTACGGCGACCACTGGCGTAACCTCCGCCGCATTTGCTCCCTCGAAATCCTCTCCTCGAACCGTCTCACCAACTTCCTCCACATCCGCAAAGACGAAATCCGACGCATGCTCACGAGGCTCTCACGTGACGTCAACAAAGATATCGAGCTCGAGCCGCTCTTGTCTGATCTAACGTTCAATAACATCGTGAGGATGGTTACAGGGAAGAGATACTACGGAGACGAAGTCCATAACGAGGAAGAAGCGAATGTTTTCAAGAAACTCGTCGCCGATATCAACGACAGTAGCGGAGCGAGGCATCCCGGAGATTACTTGCCTTTCATGAAGATATTCGGAGGGAGCTTTGAGAAGAAAGTGAAAGCTGTTGCGAAAGGCATGGATGAGATCTTGCAGCGTCTCCTTGAAGAGTGCAAGAGAGATAAAGACGGTAACACAATGGTTAATCACTTGCTCTCGCTGCAACAGCATGAGCAAGACTATTACACTGACGTCACTATCAAAGGCCTAATGCTG GGCATGATGATCGCCGGAACAGACACCTCCGCCGTGACGTTGGAATGGGCGATGTCGAGTTTGCTAAACCATCCAGAGTCGTTAGAAAAAGCAAAACTAGAGATTGACGAGAAAATCGGACAAGAACGTTTGATCGACGAACCAGACATTGCGGAACTGCCTTACCTCCAAAACGTAGTGTCGGAAACATTCCGGCTATACCCGACGGCGCCGCTTCTGGTACCAAGATCGCCGATGGAGGATATCAAAGTAGGAGGATACGACTTGCCACGTGGCACGATGGTGATGGTGAACGCGTGGGCTATACACAGAGATCCAAGTCTTTGGAACGAGCCGGAGGAGTTTAAACCGGAGAGGTTTGACGGCGGAGAAGAAGACGTTCATAAGCTGATGCCGTTTGGGAATGGACGGAGATCGTGTCCCGGCGCCGCATTAGGGCAGAGGATCGTGACGTTGGCGTTAGGTTCGTTGATTCAGTGCTTTGACTGGGAAAAAGTCAACGGCGAAGAGATTGATATGACGGAGACTCCTGGGATGGCGATGCGTAAGAAAGTGCCATTACGGGCTTTGTGTCGATCTCGGCCCATTATGAATAACCTTCAGGCCCATTTACGGGCTTAG
- the LOC104721025 gene encoding indole-3-acetic acid-amido synthetase GH3.2-like, giving the protein MAVDSPLQSRMSSPTTSEKDVKALKFIEEMTRNPDSVQEKVLGEILSRNSDTEYLKRFGLNGSVDRKTFKSKVPVVTYEDLKTEIQRISNGDRSPILSSHPITXXXXXSGTSAGERKLMPTIEEDLDRRQLLYSLLMPVMNLYVPGLDKGKGLYFLFVKSESKTSGGLPARPVLTSYYKSDHFKRRPYDPYNVYTSPNEAILCPDSSQSMYAQMLCGLLMRHDVLRLGAVFASGLLRAISFLQNNWKELARDISTGTLSSRIFDPAIKNRMSKILTKPDQELAEFLTEVCSQENWEGIITKIWPNTKYLDVIVTGAMAQYIPTLEYYSGGLPMACTMYASSESYFGINLKPMCKPSEVSYTIMPNMAYFEFLPHNHDGDGAAEASLEETSLVELADVEVGKEYELVITTYAGLCRYRVGDILRVTGFHNSAPQFKFIRRKNVLLSIESDKTDEAELQKAVENASRLFAEQGTRVIEYTSYAETKTIPGHYVIYWELLCRDQTNALPSDDVMAKCCLEMEESLNSVYRQSRVADKSIGPLEIRVVQNGTFEELMDYAISRGASINQYKVPRCVRFTPIMELLDSRVVSTHFSPSLPHWSPERRR; this is encoded by the exons ATGGCTGTTGATTCGCCTCTTCAATCTCGGATGTCTTCACCTACGACCTCTGAGAAAGACGTCAAGGCTCTCAAGTTCATTGAGGAGATGACTCGGAACCCTGACTCCGTTCAAGAGAAGGTTCTTGGAGAGATACTAAGTCGTAACTCGGACACCGAATATCTCAAACGGTTCGGTCTTAACGGCTCCGTTGATCGGAAAACGTTTAAGAGCAAAGTTCCGGTGGTTACGTATGAAGATTTGAAGACGGAGATTCAACGTATATCCAATGGTGATCGTTCTCCGATCTTGTCTTCTCACCCCATCAC NNNNNNNNNNNNNNNCTCTGGGACATCTGCTGGTGAGAGGAAATTAATGCCGACTATTGAAGAAGACTTAGACCGACGTCAGCTTTTATACAGTCTTCTCATGCCCGTCATGAATCT CTATGTGCCGGGACTAGACAAAGGCAAAGGCTTATACTTCTTGTTTGTGAAGTCGGAGTCTAAGACGTCTGGTGGGTTACCGGCTCGTCCGGTTCTCACGAGTTACTACAAAAGCGACCACTTCAAGAGACGACCGTACGACCCGTACAATGTCTACACTAGTCCTAACGAAGCCATCCTCTGCCCCGACTCGTCTCAAAGCATGTATGCTCAAATGCTTTGTGGTCTCTTAATGCGCCACGATGTTCTCCGCCTCGGTGCGGTCTTTGCTTCCGGTCTCCTCCGTGCCATAAGCTTCCTCCAGAACAATTGGAAGGAGCTTGCTCGGGATATCTCAACCGGAACCCTAAGTTCAAGAATCTTTGATCCTGCCATTAAAAACCGCATGTCAAAGATTTTGACAAAACCTGATCAAGAACTTGCTGAGTTTTTGACAGAGGTCTGTTCACAAGAGAACTGGGAAGGGATAATCACAAAGATATGGCCTAACACGAAGTACCTCGATGTAATTGTTACTGGAGCGATGGCTCAGTATATCCCGACGTTGGAGTACTATAGCGGCGGGTTACCGATGGCTTGCACGATGTATGCTTCTTCCGAAAGTTACTTCGGGATTAACCTAAAGCCGATGTGTAAACCCTCGGAGGTTTCTTACACAATCATGCCCAACATGGCATACTTCGAATTCCTCCCACATAATCACGATGGAGATGGAGCAGCAGAAGCATCATTAGAAGAAACCTCACTTGTGGAGTTAGCTGACGTTGAGGTAGGCAAAGAGTATGAACTCGTGATCACTACTTATGCAGGGCTTTGCCGTTACAGAGTCGGTGATATTCTCCGTGTCACGGGGTTCCACAATTCCGCTCCACAATTCAAATTCATACGAAGAAAGAATGTTTTGCTAAGCATCGAGTCCGATAAAACCGACGAGGCTGAGTTGCAGAAGGCAGTGGAGAATGCGTCGAGGTTGTTTGCAGAGCAAGGAACACGCGTGATCGAGTACACGAGCTACGCAGAAACGAAGACTATACCGGGTCATTACGTAATCTACTGGGAGCTACTTTGTAGAGACCAAACCAATGCTCTTCCAAGCGACGACGTCATGGCGAAGTGCTGTTTGGAGATGGAGGAATCCCTAAACTCGGTTTATAGACAAAGCAGAGTCGCTGATAAATCGATTGGTCCGTTGGAGATACGTGTGGTGCAGAACGGTACCTTTGAGGAGCTCATGGACTATGCCATCTCGAGAGGTGCATCGATTAATCAGTATAAGGTCCCTAGGTGCGTAAGATTCACACCGATCATGGAACTGCTTGACTCTAGAGTTGTGTCTACTCATTTCAGCCCTTCGTTGCCGCATTGGTCACCTGAACGACGTCGTTAG
- the LOC104721028 gene encoding pentatricopeptide repeat-containing protein ELI1, chloroplastic-like: MGLFHLHMGLNFLKVTFIILFKEISIAEPMASSPLLATSLPHNQLTTTATVTAGRYRLPPPEKLAVLIEKSKSVDELLQIHAAILRHNLLLHPRYPVLNLKLHRGYASHGKIRHALALFHQTIDPDLFIFTAAINTASVNGLHDQAFSLYIRLLSSEIAPNEFTFSSILKSCSTESGKAIHTHVLKLGLWMDPYVSTGLIDVYAKGGDVTSAQKMFDRMPERSLVSSTAMITCYVKQGNVEAARALFDRMCERDIVSWNVMIDGYAQHGFPSDALMLFQKLLADGTSKPDEITVVATLSACSQIGALETGRWIHVFIKNNRIRLNVKVSTALIDMYSKCGSLEEASLVFKETPRKDIVAWNAMIAGYAMHGYSQEALKLFDEMRFVTGLQPTDITFIGTLQACAHGGLVNEGVRLFESMGQEYGIKPKIEHYGCLISLLGRAGQLKRAYEIIKNMKIEADSVLWSSVLGSCKLHGDFVVGKEIAEYLIGQNITNSGIYVLLSNIYASAGDYEGVAKVRNLMKEKGIVKEPGISTIEIDNKVHEFRAGDREHMESKEIYTMLRKMSERIKSHGYVPNTNTVLQDLGEIEKEQSLQVHSERLAIAYGLICTKPGSPLKIFKNLRVCSDCHTVTKLISKITGRKIVMRDRNRFHHFTDGSCSCGDFW; encoded by the coding sequence ATGGGCCTATTCCATTTACATATGGGCCTAAATTTCCTCAAGGTAACattcattattttattcaaagaaATATCCATCGCCGAACCGATGGCTTCGTCACCACTTCTCGCCACGTCACTACCGCATAATCAGTTAACCACCACCGCCACCGTAACCGCCGGTAGATACCGCCTTCCGCCGCCAGAGAAACTTGCAGTTCTAATCGAAAAATCGAAATCAGTAGATGAATTGCTCCAAATCCACGCAGCTATTCTCCGTCATAACCTCCTCCTCCACCCTCGTTACCCGGTTTTAAACCTCAAGCTCCACCGTGGATACGCTTCTCACGGCAAAATTCGCCACGCGTTGGCTTTATTTCACCAGACGATCGATCCAGATTTGTTCATCTTCACCGCCGCAATCAACACTGCCTCTGTTAACGGCCTCCATGATCAAGCTTTCTCGCTTTATATTCGATTGCTTTCTTCTGAAATTGCCCCCAATGAGTTCACTTTCTCGTCGATTTTGAAATCATGCTCCACTGAGTCCGGAAAAGCTATCCATACCCATGTTCTTAAACTCGGGTTGTGGATGGATCCGTACGTGTCGACTGGTCTCATCGACGTTTATGCGAAAGGAGGAGATGTAACATCTGCCCAGAAAAtgttcgatagaatgcctgaGAGAAGTCTTGTTTCGTCTACAGCTATGATCACTTGCTACGTAAAGCAGGGGAACGTTGAGGCTGCGAGAGCTTTGTTCGATAGAATGTGTGAGAGAGACATTGTTTCTTGGAACGTGATGATTGATGGATACGCTCAACATGGGTTCCCTAGTGACGCTCTGATGCTTTTTCAGAAACTGTTGGCGGATGGAACATCGAAGCCTGATGAAATAACCGTTGTAGCTACTCTCTCGGCTTGTTCGCAGATTGGAGCGCTTGAAACTGGGCGTTGGATCCATGTTTTTATCAAGAACAATCGTATTAGGCTCAATGTTAAAGTATCCACGGCTCTGATTGATATGTATAGCAAATGTGGGAGCTTGGAAGAAGCAAGTTTAGTGTTTAAGGAGACTCCGAGGAAGGATATCGTGGCGTGGAATGCGATGATTGCTGGTTATGCAATGCACGGTTATAGCCAAGAAGCGTTGAAATTGTTTGATGAGATGCGGTTTGTTACAGGGTTGCAGCCAACTGATATAACTTTCATCGGAACACTTCAGGCTTGTGCTCATGGTGGATTAGTAAACGAAGGGGTGAGACTGTTTGAGTCAATGGGACAAGAGTATGGGATTAAACCCAAGATCGAGCATTACGGATGCTTGATCAGTCTGCTTGGTCGTGCTGGTCAGCTGAAACGAGCTTACGAAatcattaaaaacatgaaaattgaAGCTGATTCTGTCTTATGGAGTTCTGTTCTTGGAAGCTGTAAACTTCATGGAGATTTTGTGGTAGGCAAGGAAATTGCAGAGTATCTCATTGgacaaaacatcacaaactcaGGAATCTATGTTCTGCTTTCAAACATATATGCATCAGCGGGTGATTACGAAGGTGTTGCAAAAGTGAGAAACTTGATGAAGGAGAAAGGAATCGTGAAGGAGCCTGGTATAAGCACAATAGAAATCGATAACAAAGTTCATGAATTCCGAGCTGGAGACAGAGAACACATGGAAAGCAAGGAAATCTACACAATGCTAAGAAAGATGAGCGAGCGGATCAAGTCTCATGGTTACGTTCCAAATACAAACACGGTCTTGCAGGATCTTGGAGAAATAGAGAAAGAGCAATCTCTACAAGTTCATAGCGAGAGGCTCGCGATTGCTTATGGTCTGATCTGTACCAAACCGGGAAGTCCCTTAAAGATATTCAAGAACCTACGAGTGTGTTCAGATTGTCATACAGTGACGAAACTGATATCCAAAATCACGGGACGTAAAATCGTCATGAGAGATCGGAATAGGTTTCACCATTTCACGGATGGTTCCTGTTCTTGTGGCGATTTCTGGTAA
- the LOC104721029 gene encoding cytochrome P450 81D11, with amino-acid sequence METKTLILSILFILLTLKFLIGKLKRKPNLPPSPAWSLPVIGHLRLLKPPIHRTFLSLSQSLNNAPIFSLRLGNRLVFVNSSHSIAEECFTKNDVVLASRPKFILAKHIAYDYTTMIAASYGDHWRNLRRIASIELFSNHRINSFLSIRKDEIKRLVLRLSKNFSQEFAKVEMKSMLSDLTFNNIIRMVAGKRYYGDGVEDDAEAKRVRQLIADVVACAGAGNAVDYLPVLRFVSDYETRVKKLAGRLDEFLQGLVDEKRAAKEKGNTMIDHLLTLQESQPDYFTDRIIKGNMLALILAGTDTSAVTLEWALSNLLNHPEVLNKARDEIDRTIGLDRLMDESDISNLPYLQNIVSETLRLYPAVPMLLPHVASEDCKVGGYDMPQGTILLTNAWAIHRDPQLWDDPTSFKPERFEKEGEAHKLMPFGLGRRACPGSVLALRLVSLTLGTLIQCLEWKRIGEEEVDMSESKGGTMPKAKPLEAMCRSRAFVGKFFHESA; translated from the exons ATggaaaccaaaaccctaattttatcAATCCTCTTCATTCTCCTCACGCTCAAGTTCTTGATCGGGAAACTCAAGCGAAAGCCAAACCTTCCTCCGAGTCCGGCATGGTCGTTACCGGTGATAGGTCACCTTCGTCTCCTCAAACCACCGATTCATCGAACTTTCCTCTCACTCTCTCAATCCCTAAACAATGCTCCGATCTTCTCCCTCCGACTCGGAAACCGACTCGTTTTCGTGAACTCGTCACACTCGATCGCAGAAGAGTGCTTCACCAAGAACGACGTCGTTCTCGCGAGCAGGCCAAAATTCATCCTCGCTAAACACATCGCGTACGATTACACAACCATGATCGCAGCTTCTTACGGTGACCACTGGCGAAACCTCCGCCGTATCGCCTCCATCGAGTTATTCTCCAATCACCGTATTAACAGCTTTTTGTCTATTCGTAAAGACGAGATCAAGCGACTTGTGTTACGTCTCTCCAAGAACTTTTCACAA GAGTTTGCCAAGGTGGAGATGAAGTCGATGTTATCTGACTTAACATTCAACAACATCATCAGAATGGTTGCTGGAAAACGTTACTATGGAGACGGTGTAGAGGACGATGCGGAGGCTAAGCGAGTTCGGCAACTTATTGCGGATGTGGTGGCATGTGCTGGTGCTGGAAACGCTGTTGATTATTTACCGGTTTTGCGGTTCGTTTCCGACTACGAGACGCGGGTGAAGAAGTTGGCGGGTAGGCTAGATGAGTTCTTGCAAGGATTGGTTGATGAGAAACGAGCAGCTAAAGAGAAGGGCAATACCATGATCGATCATTTGCTAACTCTGCAAGAATCTCAACCCGATTACTTCACTGATCGTATCATCAAAGGAAACATGCTT GCCTTGATACTGGCAGGGACCGACACATCAGCGGTTACGTTGGAATGGGCGTTGTCGAACCTGTTGAACCATCCTGAGGTATTGAACAAGGCGAGAGATGAAATCGATAGAACGATCGGTTTAGACAGGCTTATGGACGAATCAGACATCTCAAATCTGCCTTATCTTCAGAACATTGTGTCTGAAACGTTACGCCTTTACCCTGCTGTCCCGATGCTGCTTCCTCACGTTGCGTCAGAAGACTGTAAAGTTGGGGGATACGATATGCCGCAGGGTACGATACTATTGACCAATGCGTGGGCTATACACAGAGATCCTCAGCTATGGGATGATCCTACAAGCTTCAAGCCAGAGAGGTTCGAGAAAGAAGGAGAGGCTCATAAGCTAATGCCGTTTGGGTTAGGAAGAAGGGCGTGCCCTGGTTCCGTACTGGCTCTTCGGCTAGTAAGCCTGACTCTTGGAACACTGATTCAGTGTTTGGAATGGaagaggattggagaagaagaagtggataTGAGTGAAAGCAAAGGAGGCACAATGCCTAAAGCCAAACCTCTGGAAGCCATGTGCAGATCACGTGCCTTTGTTGGTAAATTCTTCCACGAGTCCGCTTGA
- the LOC104727532 gene encoding cytochrome P450 81D11-like yields MEFTPISLVYLLFIFITITFWLTRSNRKLNLPPSPATSLPVIGHLHLLKPRLHRLLLSFSQSLENAPIFHLRLGNRLVYVVSSRSIAEECFTKNDVVLADRPVFTVSKHIGYNATHMVAAPYGEHWKNLRRIAAVEIFSSQRLNTFLYIRKD; encoded by the coding sequence atggAATTTACTCCGATTTCACTTGTCTATTTGCTCTTCATCTTTATCACTATTACATTCTGGCTCACAAGATCAAATCGAAAGCTTAACCTTCCACCGTCTCCAGCTACATCTTTGCCTGTGATCGGCCACCTCCATCTCCTCAAGCCACGGCTCCACCGGctactactctccttctcccaGTCCCTCGAAAATGCTCCTATCTTCCACCTCCGCCTCGGAAACCGCCTCGTTTACGTCGTTTCCTCACGTTCCATCGCCGAAGAGTGCTTCACCAAAAACGATGTCGTTCTCGCGGACAGACCCGTGTTCACCGTCAGCAAGCACATCGGCTATAACGCCACTCATATGGTAGCAGCACCCTACGGCGAGCACTGGAAGAACCTCCGCAGAATCGCCGCAGTCGAGATATTTTCGTCTCAGAGACTCAATACGTTTCTGTATATCCGTAAGGACTAG
- the LOC104721030 gene encoding cytochrome P450 81D11-like, producing the protein MVAGKRYYDDGTEDNDEAKRVRKLVSGLTGGASAGNPADYISIVQWGLVDEKRAEKERGHTMIDHLLSLQETQPEYYSDVTIKGMILSMISAGTDTSSTTLEWAMSSLLNHPEILMKVRSEIDEKVGLDRLIDESDIRDSKLWEEPERFKPERFEKEGDIHKLMMPFGIGRRACPGAGLAQRLVGLTLGALVQCFVGKGW; encoded by the exons ATGGTGGCCGGAAAGCGATACTATGACGACGGCACCGAGGACAACGATGAAGCCAAGCGTGTGAGAAAACTTGTGTCAGGGTTGACCGGTGGTGCTAGTGCCGGGAATCCAGCTGACTACATTTCAATCGTACAATGG GGATTAGTTGATGAGAAACgtgcagagaaagagagaggtcATACTATGATCGATCATTTGCTTTCTCTCCAAGAAACCCAACCTGAGTACTACAGCGATGTCACCATCAAAGGGATGATCCTC TCTATGATAAGTGCAGGGACAGACACGTCATCAACAACACTAGAATGGGCAATGTCAAGTTTGTTGAACCATCCAGAGATACTCATGAAAGTGAGATCTGAAATCGATGAAAAAGTCGGTTTAGATCGGTTAATAGACGAATCGGACATT AGAGATTCGAAGTTATGGGAGGAACCTGAGAGGTTTAAGCCAGAGAGATTTGAAAAGGAAGGGGACATTCATAAGCTGATGATGCCGTTTGGGATAGGAAGACGAGCTTGCCCTGGAGCCGGGCTTGCTCAGCGGTTGGTGGGACTGACTCTCGGAGCTTTAGTTCAGTGTTTCGTGGGAAAGGGTTGGTGA